In the genome of Fulvivirga maritima, one region contains:
- a CDS encoding YebC/PmpR family DNA-binding transcriptional regulator, with translation MSGHSKWSTIKRKKGALDAKRGKIFTKLLKEISVAVKEGGSEPEGNPRLRLAIQNAKGQNVPKDNIERAISKGAGTDAAEYTELTYEGYAPHGVAVFVECTTDNLNRTVASVRSIFSKYGGSLGVNGSVDYMFDRKGVFDVKRTESMDQDELTLELIDGGAEEAEFGDDYIHITTAMEDFGNMQTKLDALGLEAESAELQRIPTTTVDLDDEQFASVMKLIDALEDDDDVQKVYHNLEATEEQMASL, from the coding sequence ATGTCAGGACATAGTAAGTGGTCGACCATAAAAAGGAAAAAAGGAGCGCTGGACGCTAAGCGAGGGAAGATATTTACAAAACTGCTAAAAGAGATTTCTGTGGCGGTGAAGGAGGGAGGAAGTGAGCCTGAAGGTAATCCCAGACTTCGGTTGGCTATTCAGAATGCTAAAGGGCAGAATGTGCCTAAAGATAATATTGAGAGAGCCATAAGCAAAGGTGCCGGCACTGATGCTGCTGAGTATACAGAGCTTACTTATGAAGGATATGCGCCTCACGGAGTAGCAGTGTTTGTGGAGTGTACTACAGATAACCTTAACCGTACCGTGGCCAGTGTAAGGTCCATTTTTTCTAAATATGGAGGTAGCTTAGGTGTAAATGGGTCTGTTGATTATATGTTTGACCGAAAAGGTGTTTTTGATGTTAAAAGAACAGAGTCTATGGATCAGGATGAACTCACGTTGGAGCTGATTGATGGAGGAGCTGAAGAAGCGGAGTTTGGAGATGACTATATACATATAACTACTGCCATGGAAGATTTTGGCAACATGCAAACTAAGTTAGATGCACTGGGTTTGGAAGCTGAATCTGCCGAGTTACAAAGAATACCTACTACCACAGTGGATCTTGATGATGAACAATTTGCTTCTGTAATGAAGTTAATAGATGCTCTGGAAGACGATGATGATGTGCAAAAGGTCTACCATAACCTGGAGGCCACTGAAGAGCAGATGGCGTCATTATAA
- the gap gene encoding type I glyceraldehyde-3-phosphate dehydrogenase: MTKVAINGFGRIGRLAFKTLLQKDNIEVVAINDLTDVATLAHLLKYDSIHGRFNGTVETNSEGFVIDGKPIKVLAERDPAQLPWGDLGVDIVLESTGRFVDEEGSKKHIQAGAKKVVISAPAKGNIPTVVLGVNDEIITGNEEVLSNASCTTNCLAPVAKVINDKFGLEKGFITTIHAYTADQNLQDGPHKDLRRARAAALNIVPTTTGAAKAVGLVLPDLKGKLDGNAVRVPTPTGSLTDLVCVVSKEVTKEEINAAMKEAAEGPMKGILEYTEDPIVSSDIIGNPHSSIFDSQMTSVNGNLVKVVSWYDNEAGYSNRVADLIEKLSK, from the coding sequence ATGACTAAAGTAGCAATCAACGGATTTGGTAGAATAGGCCGATTGGCATTTAAAACATTACTCCAAAAAGACAACATAGAAGTTGTAGCCATTAATGATCTTACTGACGTCGCTACACTTGCACACTTATTGAAATACGATTCAATTCATGGCAGGTTTAACGGAACAGTTGAAACTAATAGTGAAGGCTTTGTAATAGATGGAAAACCTATTAAGGTTTTAGCTGAAAGAGATCCTGCTCAATTACCTTGGGGAGACCTAGGTGTTGACATCGTTCTTGAATCTACTGGTAGATTTGTAGACGAAGAAGGTTCTAAAAAGCACATCCAAGCTGGCGCTAAAAAAGTAGTTATCTCTGCTCCTGCTAAAGGAAACATACCTACAGTAGTATTAGGTGTTAATGATGAAATCATCACTGGAAACGAAGAAGTTCTTTCTAACGCTTCTTGTACTACTAACTGCTTGGCTCCTGTAGCTAAAGTAATTAATGATAAATTTGGTTTAGAAAAAGGATTTATCACTACAATCCACGCATACACTGCAGACCAAAATCTACAGGATGGACCACACAAAGATTTAAGAAGAGCAAGAGCTGCTGCTTTAAACATAGTACCTACTACTACTGGTGCTGCTAAAGCTGTAGGTTTAGTACTTCCTGACTTAAAAGGTAAATTAGATGGTAACGCAGTAAGAGTACCAACTCCTACTGGTTCATTAACTGACCTTGTTTGTGTAGTAAGCAAAGAAGTTACTAAAGAGGAAATCAATGCAGCCATGAAAGAAGCTGCTGAAGGTCCAATGAAAGGTATCCTTGAATACACTGAAGATCCTATCGTTTCTTCTGATATCATCGGAAACCCTCATTCTTCTATCTTTGATTCTCAAATGACATCTGTTAATGGCAACTTAGTAAAAGTTGTTTCTTGGTATGATAACGAAGCTGGTTACTCTAACCGTGTAGCTGACCTTATCGAAAAGTTGTCTAAATAA
- the greB gene encoding transcription elongation factor GreB — protein MKRSQLITPEGLEKLKAELDHLWRVERPETTKKVSWAASLGDRSENADYHYNKKRLREIDRRVLYLRKCIDDFKVIHYDPHQEGKVMFGAWVEIENDKGLKKRLRIVGYEELIGAKDYISMDSPMAQALLNKEVGDDVTVKTAAAQFVWRINKIEYQK, from the coding sequence ATGAAGAGATCACAGCTAATTACCCCGGAAGGATTAGAAAAATTAAAGGCCGAATTAGACCACTTATGGCGTGTAGAGCGCCCCGAAACCACTAAGAAGGTATCATGGGCAGCCAGCCTGGGAGATCGTTCTGAAAACGCCGATTACCACTATAATAAAAAGCGCCTGCGAGAGATAGATCGTCGTGTGCTGTACCTCCGTAAATGCATCGATGATTTTAAAGTGATCCACTATGACCCGCATCAGGAAGGTAAAGTGATGTTTGGTGCCTGGGTAGAAATTGAAAATGATAAAGGCCTCAAAAAACGGCTGCGCATAGTGGGGTACGAAGAGCTCATAGGCGCTAAAGATTACATCTCAATGGACTCACCAATGGCACAAGCCCTGCTCAATAAAGAAGTAGGCGATGATGTAACCGTAAAAACTGCTGCCGCCCAGTTTGTATGGCGAATTAATAAGATTGAATATCAGAAGTAG
- a CDS encoding ParB N-terminal domain-containing protein, which produces MKVLNVEDIIIKKEFKNFIIPLNSDEYSQLEFNILEEGCRDPLICWQTSEGAVLIDGHNRFRICKDHNLEFKTKILSFKDEEEVKLWMLNNQLGRRNLTSDQLSYYRGLKYNSLKRHRGGYENVQSKGQKELSTSVRLADDFKVSESTIKRDAKFTSGLDIIGKSNPKLKLKILKGEVKVSKADIRLLADGDEELLLEIKNEADLFNKAKIIKDDLLNEVESTLSEINEKQVGKAREYFSSKEPIFQDKDDQINRIKGRVISAINKAINKRDVEAIDELRKLIEKLENLLFT; this is translated from the coding sequence ATGAAGGTGTTGAACGTCGAGGATATTATTATAAAGAAAGAGTTTAAAAATTTTATTATACCTTTAAATAGTGATGAGTATTCTCAGTTGGAATTTAATATTCTAGAAGAAGGATGTAGAGATCCTTTGATATGTTGGCAAACGTCTGAAGGGGCGGTTCTTATAGATGGACATAATAGGTTTAGGATCTGTAAAGATCATAATTTAGAGTTCAAAACGAAAATTCTCTCGTTCAAGGATGAGGAAGAGGTGAAATTGTGGATGTTAAATAATCAGCTTGGCAGAAGAAATTTGACTTCCGATCAACTTAGTTATTATCGAGGATTAAAGTATAATTCTTTAAAGCGTCATAGAGGGGGATATGAAAATGTACAGTCTAAGGGTCAAAAAGAACTTTCGACTTCAGTGAGATTGGCGGATGATTTTAAGGTGAGTGAAAGTACAATAAAAAGAGATGCTAAATTTACTAGTGGACTTGATATCATTGGTAAATCAAACCCTAAATTGAAACTTAAAATTTTAAAGGGGGAAGTTAAAGTTAGTAAGGCTGATATTCGCTTGTTAGCCGATGGAGATGAAGAATTATTGCTAGAGATCAAAAATGAAGCTGATCTTTTTAATAAGGCTAAGATAATTAAGGACGACCTTTTGAATGAGGTGGAAAGTACATTAAGTGAAATAAATGAAAAGCAGGTAGGTAAGGCTAGGGAATACTTCTCTTCAAAGGAGCCTATTTTTCAAGATAAAGACGATCAAATTAATAGAATTAAGGGTAGAGTGATTTCTGCGATCAATAAAGCGATTAACAAGAGAGATGTTGAGGCTATTGATGAACTTAGAAAGCTGATTGAGAAGCTAGAAAATTTACTTTTCACCTAG
- a CDS encoding non-ribosomal peptide synthetase, producing the protein MKNNTLIQVLKKRRKQECIGIHFIESSTDESFLSYAELYQKAMLALGFIQRLGVHRGDELVFNVDDNRTFITAFWACLFGGIIPVPITLGQNDDHKKKLFNIWGKLNNPYVLVSTPTLNRLEKYAIQSGLQAVFEEMSLKQVNAEYVVQSNEMGKVYESSEDDIAFIQFSSGSTGDPKGVVLTHKNLITNVAAISQAAGYSNDDSMISWMPLTHDMGLIGFHINPLFSGMNQYLMPTNLFVRRPSLWFDKVSLHKITVLCSPNFGYRYLLKHYSFEQAKDWELSSVRLIYNGAEPISVYLCYEFIEEMSNYGLDRRALCPVYGLAEASLAVSISDLNDFVKCYNIDRESLKFGDEVRPVADDEEGISLVNVGRSINDCDLRITDDNSTAVSDGVIGHVQIKGDNVTLGYYNDYKATVRAKVEGGWLKTGDLGFIKDGCLYITGRSKDIIFVNGQNFYPHDIERFAEQVEGVELNKIVVSGFFNSQTQKEEVVTFVFHRGSLDKFVPVLTELKSHIYNAIGFDLGLIIPVKDIPRTTSGKLQRYKLVMQYIRGDFSEIINQLNELLVSCEVEKSNSAYTEFEKKLIDICKEVLSVDSIDGNKSFIELGGNSLKAAEFGMILNQEFNIDLPINTLYDYPSIDALVKSNFNFSKKEFLPIPQFPSQSVYKLSSAQERLFYAWHFDKHSVAYNVPIAFNIKGKFDEIKLRNCFQKIINSNDALRMTFSLLDNNPIFHISKNMYLDIKEHTCEVNEVSKKLKELVVPFDLETGPLFRVSILYVTQHEPVLLLDFHHIIADGISIYKFIEELVLIYEEKSLNESKIGYKDYVLWESQYLSSEEMELDRAYWLDEYLDDIPILDLPTDRGRPKIFSNIGAKLEYELTPDVSSRLRYLARQSNCTLHVFLYTLYTLILSKYSGQNELVVGVPVAGRNHPDLKNLQGMFVNNLAIRTQIPTHCSFKDFLKKQKENLSMGVDHKNYPFTYLVNDLAISRDSSRNPLFDTMFVFQNMGFPNAETSDFTLTRHPFDPGFSKFDISMEVFDYEQSIKYSIEYAKSIFDKETILRFKNHFEIILNRVLDNIEIDISEISMLSKPEHNWSVSVFNRTESDYPEGKLIHELFEDQVKLNPDNVALECDDLLVSYAELNERADSLSLSLRKNGVEGNEVVAVLLPRSIEFVVAILGVLKAGCCYIPLDDEMPEERINYILGHSKCRFVVTSKMLESKLVKWQLEQTASKPCVIDIRREITSENIQVRVPSLSSNYLAYVIYTSGTTGVPKGVSIEHKSLVNYIHWASKSYLSGKESSFALFTPMSFDLTVTSIFTPLITGNKIVIYGEDNHSVLVDSVLRDNKSQAVKLTPSHLRLLLESDVTVLGNSVIERLIVGGEALEYDLAKKIFIKFGEKVSIFNEYGPTEATVGCMIHLFDLSDEEIKTVPIGVPADNMQIYLLDQFKQPVPVGVKGEIYIGGLGLARNYMFNDQLTKNKFIANPFVDGAKMFKTGDIARRLKNGTIEYIGRQDHQVKINGYRIELLEIENCLSSFPGVNKAVVLVRANDKHKKIIYAYFTGDESVDNVSLKAYVVKILPYYMIPSYYLKVDKIPLTKNGKIDYESLPIPSKKVNVDTIEAPRNYTETIFLKVWMEVFSSDSISITDNFFELGGDSIKAVQISAKLSTEGVFVSVRDILTYHTIEETSLHAKFSNDKTYNQALITGEKNLTPIESWFFSKEFAIPNYYNQSVVLKFRDKINRDVLKKAFKEVIAHHDGMRLNLSHDERKMEFDNLSFTDCFDVLDITVASFEEQQIKIEELKSRFNLFEGLLVSAAIFRNSNDLDTLFITCHHLVMDGVSWRIFLADLHSCYQSINNSKSHKLPEKTASLKDWYEALNLFANSDQMKKSEEYWRDLGSIDFSIPLDNDIDDWRCLNLAKHTTVLSEDDTSFLLKDAHHAYNTDVSILLNVALLLSLKEWTKYESFIIEHENHGRHLEGIDVSRTVGWFTSMYPVKFSMKDMEISQQILSVKDQMKIVPDYGIGYGIMKYMQGGNCEEAMSHVRFNYLGQFDGEMNNELFFYSHEHHGAESALENAMTAKLEMNLMIYGGELIVDFHYNRLAHESSTIIWFGEIYMQNLRKIIEHIKIQTDVHFSPSDFENAKLTVSDIDALFE; encoded by the coding sequence ATGAAAAATAACACCTTAATTCAGGTTCTTAAAAAGCGCCGGAAGCAAGAGTGTATTGGTATACACTTTATAGAAAGTAGTACAGATGAAAGTTTCTTATCATACGCAGAGTTGTATCAAAAAGCAATGTTGGCCTTAGGTTTTATTCAAAGGTTAGGCGTGCATCGTGGAGATGAATTAGTTTTTAATGTAGATGACAATAGAACCTTTATTACAGCTTTTTGGGCTTGTTTGTTTGGAGGGATAATACCTGTTCCAATAACATTAGGACAGAATGATGATCATAAGAAGAAGTTGTTTAATATATGGGGGAAACTCAATAACCCTTATGTTTTAGTCTCGACACCTACTTTAAATCGATTAGAAAAATACGCAATACAAAGCGGTTTGCAAGCTGTTTTTGAAGAAATGAGTCTGAAACAGGTGAATGCCGAGTATGTTGTTCAGAGTAATGAAATGGGAAAGGTATATGAGTCAAGCGAAGATGATATTGCTTTTATACAATTTTCATCAGGTTCAACAGGAGATCCCAAAGGCGTGGTTTTGACTCATAAAAACTTAATTACCAATGTAGCGGCTATTAGCCAAGCAGCAGGGTATTCTAATGATGACTCTATGATAAGTTGGATGCCTTTAACTCATGATATGGGGTTGATTGGCTTTCATATAAATCCTTTGTTTTCAGGGATGAATCAATATCTTATGCCTACAAATTTGTTTGTCAGAAGGCCTTCATTGTGGTTTGATAAGGTTTCTTTGCATAAAATAACGGTGTTGTGTTCACCTAATTTTGGGTACCGCTATCTTTTAAAGCATTATAGTTTTGAGCAGGCCAAAGATTGGGAGCTATCAAGTGTAAGGCTGATCTATAATGGGGCTGAGCCTATTTCTGTATACTTATGTTATGAATTCATAGAAGAAATGTCGAATTATGGGCTTGACAGGAGGGCATTATGTCCGGTTTATGGATTGGCGGAAGCGAGTTTGGCTGTTTCTATCTCAGATCTTAATGATTTTGTAAAATGCTATAATATTGATAGAGAAAGTTTGAAATTTGGAGATGAAGTCAGGCCTGTGGCAGATGACGAAGAGGGAATCTCATTAGTGAATGTTGGTAGGTCAATAAATGATTGTGATTTAAGAATTACTGATGATAATAGTACGGCGGTTTCGGATGGGGTTATAGGACATGTTCAAATTAAGGGAGATAATGTTACCTTGGGGTACTATAATGATTATAAGGCTACCGTTAGGGCGAAAGTTGAAGGTGGGTGGTTGAAAACTGGAGATTTAGGCTTTATAAAAGATGGTTGCCTTTATATCACAGGTAGAAGTAAGGATATAATTTTTGTAAACGGACAAAATTTTTATCCTCATGATATTGAGCGATTTGCTGAACAGGTTGAAGGAGTAGAGTTGAATAAAATTGTAGTTTCAGGTTTTTTTAATTCACAAACTCAAAAGGAGGAAGTGGTCACTTTCGTTTTCCATAGAGGATCTTTGGATAAATTTGTGCCTGTACTCACTGAACTAAAATCACATATTTATAATGCAATCGGATTTGATTTGGGTTTAATAATCCCTGTAAAGGATATACCGAGGACCACTAGTGGTAAGTTACAGAGGTATAAGCTTGTGATGCAATATATAAGGGGTGATTTTTCGGAAATCATAAATCAGTTAAATGAATTGCTTGTATCGTGCGAGGTGGAGAAATCGAATTCTGCTTACACAGAATTCGAAAAAAAATTGATAGATATTTGTAAGGAAGTATTATCCGTGGACAGTATTGATGGAAATAAAAGTTTTATTGAACTAGGGGGCAATTCATTAAAAGCAGCAGAGTTTGGAATGATTCTTAATCAAGAATTTAATATAGATCTGCCAATCAATACCTTGTACGATTATCCAAGCATTGATGCATTAGTTAAATCTAATTTTAATTTTAGCAAGAAAGAATTTTTGCCAATTCCCCAATTTCCGTCGCAAAGCGTATATAAGTTGTCAAGTGCTCAAGAAAGGTTGTTTTACGCCTGGCATTTTGACAAGCATTCAGTTGCTTATAATGTGCCGATAGCATTTAATATCAAGGGGAAGTTTGATGAAATTAAATTAAGAAATTGCTTCCAGAAAATTATTAATTCTAATGATGCTTTAAGAATGACCTTTAGCTTATTAGATAATAATCCGATATTTCATATAAGCAAGAACATGTATCTGGACATAAAGGAGCATACATGTGAGGTAAATGAAGTGTCGAAAAAATTGAAGGAACTGGTAGTGCCTTTCGATTTAGAAACAGGGCCGCTTTTTAGGGTTTCAATATTATATGTTACTCAGCATGAGCCAGTATTGTTGTTAGATTTTCATCATATTATTGCGGATGGCATATCAATATATAAATTCATTGAAGAGTTGGTGCTGATTTATGAGGAAAAATCCCTCAATGAAAGTAAGATTGGTTATAAAGATTATGTTCTATGGGAATCTCAATATTTGTCTTCTGAGGAAATGGAACTAGATAGAGCCTACTGGCTAGATGAATATTTGGATGATATTCCTATTCTCGATTTGCCTACTGATCGAGGTCGCCCAAAAATATTCAGTAATATAGGAGCCAAGCTTGAGTATGAGCTTACTCCAGATGTCAGTTCCCGGTTGAGGTACCTGGCTAGGCAGAGTAATTGTACACTTCATGTATTTCTATATACACTTTATACTTTAATTCTCTCAAAATATTCTGGACAAAATGAGCTTGTTGTTGGTGTGCCAGTGGCTGGAAGAAATCACCCTGATTTAAAGAATTTGCAAGGTATGTTTGTTAATAATCTTGCGATTCGAACGCAAATACCCACTCATTGTTCATTTAAGGATTTTTTAAAAAAGCAAAAGGAGAATCTTTCCATGGGTGTGGATCATAAAAATTATCCTTTTACATACCTTGTGAATGATTTGGCTATCAGTAGGGATTCAAGCAGAAATCCATTGTTTGATACCATGTTTGTCTTTCAGAATATGGGTTTTCCAAATGCTGAAACTAGTGATTTTACGCTGACTAGGCATCCGTTTGATCCTGGTTTTTCGAAATTTGATATTTCAATGGAGGTGTTTGATTATGAGCAGTCTATCAAATACTCAATTGAATACGCAAAATCAATCTTTGACAAAGAGACTATTTTGAGATTCAAAAACCATTTTGAAATTATTTTAAATAGGGTCTTAGATAATATTGAGATAGATATTTCGGAAATTTCAATGCTGTCCAAACCTGAGCATAATTGGTCGGTTTCAGTTTTTAACAGAACCGAGTCTGATTATCCTGAAGGTAAATTAATTCATGAATTATTTGAAGATCAGGTAAAGCTAAATCCTGATAATGTTGCGTTAGAGTGCGATGACTTGCTTGTTTCATATGCAGAATTGAATGAACGTGCTGATAGCTTGTCTCTTTCTTTAAGGAAGAATGGAGTTGAAGGAAATGAGGTTGTTGCAGTTTTATTGCCTCGTTCAATTGAGTTTGTTGTAGCTATTCTCGGGGTATTAAAAGCAGGTTGTTGCTATATACCATTAGATGATGAGATGCCAGAAGAGCGAATAAATTACATTTTAGGACATAGTAAGTGCAGATTTGTAGTTACCTCGAAGATGCTCGAGTCCAAGTTGGTAAAATGGCAATTAGAGCAAACCGCTTCTAAACCATGTGTTATTGATATACGCCGAGAGATAACAAGTGAGAATATTCAAGTTAGGGTTCCATCACTAAGTTCTAATTACTTAGCATATGTTATTTACACATCAGGAACCACCGGAGTGCCAAAGGGAGTGTCTATTGAGCATAAATCCCTGGTTAATTACATACATTGGGCCTCTAAAAGTTATCTTTCAGGCAAAGAATCATCTTTCGCCCTTTTTACGCCAATGTCATTTGATCTTACAGTTACTTCAATCTTTACCCCATTAATAACAGGTAATAAAATCGTAATTTATGGTGAGGACAATCATTCTGTATTGGTCGATAGTGTTTTGCGAGACAATAAATCACAAGCAGTAAAGCTTACTCCCTCACATCTCCGGCTTTTATTAGAGAGTGATGTTACTGTCTTGGGTAATAGTGTCATAGAGCGATTAATAGTAGGAGGAGAAGCGTTAGAATATGATCTTGCAAAGAAAATTTTCATAAAGTTTGGAGAAAAAGTAAGCATCTTTAATGAATACGGTCCCACTGAAGCTACGGTGGGTTGCATGATACATCTATTTGATTTGTCAGATGAGGAAATCAAAACAGTGCCAATTGGAGTACCAGCAGATAATATGCAGATTTACCTGTTAGATCAATTTAAGCAGCCAGTGCCAGTGGGGGTGAAAGGTGAAATATACATTGGAGGATTAGGCCTGGCACGTAATTATATGTTTAACGATCAGCTAACGAAGAATAAGTTTATCGCTAATCCTTTTGTGGATGGTGCCAAAATGTTCAAAACCGGAGATATAGCAAGGCGATTGAAAAATGGGACAATTGAATACATAGGTAGGCAAGACCATCAAGTAAAAATTAATGGTTATCGTATCGAATTACTAGAAATTGAGAATTGCTTGTCCAGTTTCCCAGGAGTAAATAAAGCAGTGGTACTTGTGAGGGCCAATGATAAACATAAAAAAATTATATACGCATATTTTACTGGCGATGAATCAGTAGACAATGTTTCTTTAAAAGCTTATGTAGTCAAGATATTACCTTATTATATGATTCCATCATACTATTTAAAAGTAGATAAAATTCCACTGACTAAGAATGGGAAAATTGATTATGAATCTTTACCTATTCCTTCTAAAAAGGTTAATGTTGATACTATCGAGGCTCCAAGAAATTATACTGAGACAATATTTCTTAAGGTATGGATGGAGGTATTTTCTAGTGACAGTATCTCTATAACTGACAATTTCTTTGAACTTGGAGGGGATTCAATTAAAGCGGTACAGATCTCTGCCAAATTGAGTACTGAAGGTGTTTTTGTAAGTGTTAGAGATATTCTTACTTATCATACCATAGAAGAGACTAGTTTACATGCTAAGTTCTCTAATGATAAAACCTATAATCAGGCACTTATTACTGGTGAAAAAAATCTTACACCTATTGAATCGTGGTTCTTCTCTAAAGAGTTTGCAATTCCTAATTATTACAATCAATCAGTAGTCTTGAAATTTCGAGATAAAATAAATAGAGATGTATTAAAAAAGGCATTCAAAGAAGTTATTGCTCACCATGACGGTATGAGGTTGAATCTTTCTCATGATGAAAGAAAAATGGAATTTGATAATTTGAGTTTTACTGATTGCTTTGATGTTTTAGATATTACAGTTGCATCCTTCGAGGAACAACAAATTAAGATTGAAGAGCTTAAGAGCCGATTTAACTTATTTGAAGGGCTGTTGGTGAGTGCTGCTATCTTTAGGAATAGTAATGATTTAGATACTTTATTTATTACTTGCCATCATCTGGTTATGGACGGGGTTTCATGGAGGATTTTTCTTGCAGATTTACATTCTTGCTATCAAAGTATCAATAACTCTAAAAGCCATAAATTACCAGAAAAAACAGCTTCCTTAAAAGATTGGTATGAAGCTCTGAATTTATTTGCGAATTCAGATCAAATGAAAAAGTCAGAAGAATATTGGAGAGATTTGGGTTCTATAGATTTTTCAATACCACTCGATAATGACATAGATGATTGGCGCTGTTTAAATTTAGCCAAGCATACTACTGTGCTTTCAGAAGATGATACCTCATTTTTATTAAAGGATGCTCATCATGCATATAATACTGATGTTTCAATTCTTTTGAACGTTGCCTTGTTATTAAGTCTTAAGGAATGGACTAAATATGAATCGTTTATTATTGAACATGAGAATCATGGCCGTCATCTTGAAGGTATAGATGTATCTCGCACAGTTGGTTGGTTTACATCAATGTATCCTGTTAAATTTTCTATGAAAGACATGGAAATATCTCAGCAAATTCTATCAGTAAAAGATCAAATGAAGATAGTGCCTGATTATGGCATTGGTTATGGAATAATGAAGTATATGCAGGGAGGTAATTGTGAAGAGGCAATGTCTCATGTTAGGTTCAATTATCTAGGTCAATTTGACGGGGAGATGAATAATGAATTATTTTTTTACAGTCATGAACATCATGGTGCAGAGTCCGCTTTAGAAAATGCTATGACAGCCAAATTGGAGATGAATTTAATGATATACGGAGGTGAATTAATAGTTGATTTTCATTATAATCGTCTGGCTCATGAATCATCCACCATAATTTGGTTTGGGGAAATATATATGCAAAATCTACGAAAAATTATTGAGCATATTAAGATACAAACGGACGTTCATTTTTCGCCATCTGATTTTGAGAATGCTAAATTAACCGTGTCAGATATTGATGCTCTATTTGAATGA